One part of the Streptomyces ferrugineus genome encodes these proteins:
- a CDS encoding GNAT family N-acetyltransferase, with the protein MNTKPFTSGLGQNAVMVTRVADRQWQALDDDLVVGRGHAEQRPDGRLFVSIDAWHDAAFDRLAEAMPAELPAPLYTVVDEADVELTACWRRAGFTVRRREWECVVPTDPRVTGLGEVLPPSGVTIVPAGQADEGLLRAVDRAIRDEVEATVGWRSMPAEVIPFPEGDTIVDPSQYAVAAAPDRYLGLIRVVTVNRPRIGLVAVRVGEQRRGIARALLAHALGTLYRSGFAEAWAEVQESNRAASALFDGIGARPMSSNLELVR; encoded by the coding sequence ATGAACACGAAGCCTTTCACATCCGGCCTGGGCCAGAACGCGGTGATGGTCACACGCGTCGCGGACAGGCAATGGCAAGCACTGGATGACGACTTGGTCGTCGGCCGCGGGCATGCGGAGCAGCGGCCCGACGGACGCCTGTTCGTCAGCATCGACGCCTGGCACGACGCGGCCTTCGACCGGCTCGCCGAGGCGATGCCGGCGGAACTGCCGGCGCCGCTGTACACGGTGGTCGACGAAGCCGACGTCGAGCTGACGGCCTGCTGGAGGCGGGCCGGTTTCACGGTCCGACGCCGTGAATGGGAGTGCGTCGTGCCGACCGACCCGCGGGTCACAGGGCTCGGCGAAGTCCTGCCGCCTTCGGGCGTGACGATCGTCCCCGCCGGTCAGGCGGACGAGGGCCTGCTGCGGGCGGTGGACCGCGCGATCCGTGACGAAGTCGAGGCGACCGTCGGGTGGCGGTCGATGCCCGCGGAGGTGATTCCCTTCCCCGAGGGCGACACCATCGTCGACCCGTCGCAGTACGCGGTGGCGGCGGCGCCGGACCGCTACCTGGGGCTGATCCGGGTGGTGACGGTGAACCGGCCGCGCATCGGGCTGGTCGCGGTCCGGGTCGGCGAACAGCGCCGCGGCATCGCGCGGGCGCTGCTGGCCCACGCGCTGGGGACGCTGTACCGCTCCGGGTTCGCCGAGGCCTGGGCCGAAGTCCAAGAGTCCAATCGAGCGGCCTCGGCGCTGTTCGATGGCATCGGCGCCCGGCCGATGAGCAGCAACCTGGAGCTGGTGCGATGA
- the infA gene encoding translation initiation factor IF-1 — translation MTKHKNVIEVEGKVVECLRSAMFTVELENGHQVLAHVSGKIRKNYIKILLDDRVLVELPPYDLTRGRIVFRYRT, via the coding sequence ATGACGAAGCACAAGAACGTCATCGAAGTCGAGGGCAAGGTCGTCGAGTGCCTGCGCAGCGCCATGTTCACCGTGGAGCTCGAGAACGGCCACCAGGTGCTCGCGCACGTCAGCGGGAAGATCCGCAAGAACTACATCAAGATCTTGCTGGATGACCGGGTGCTGGTGGAGCTCCCGCCGTACGACTTGACGCGCGGCCGGATCGTGTTCCGGTACCGGACCTGA